The following proteins are encoded in a genomic region of Bombus pyrosoma isolate SC7728 linkage group LG1, ASM1482585v1, whole genome shotgun sequence:
- the LOC122568179 gene encoding uncharacterized protein LOC122568179 — protein sequence MVEVRKKNYVCGKPMAVVDHNRGNCAVDLSDQMIAYSTPHRRNLNWYIKLALELLLSTSISNAMILYKQATKTKIEVSDFRMALAMHLTQCHSPEPSNILVLQRSRNEMQKKEGQAYLARKSCRESYKKNVKQSGSKIAKNRTKR from the coding sequence ATGGTAGAGGTCCGCAAAAAGAATTATGTTTGTGGTAAACCAATGGCAGTGGTAGATCACAACAGAGGAAACTGTGCTGTAGATTTATCGGATCAAATGATAGCATATTCTACACCACATAGAAGAAACCTCAattggtatataaaattagcatTAGAGTTATTGTTAAGTACATCAATTTCGAACGCGATGATACTCTATAAACaagcaacaaaaacaaaaatcgagGTATCAGATTTTAGAATGGCACTCGCGATGCACCTTACACAGTGCCATTCACCAGAGCCGTCAAATATACTTGTTTTACAAAGATCGCGAAACGaaatgcagaagaaagaagggcaaGCGTACCTGGCACGAAAATCTTGCAGAGAgagctataaaaaaaatgttaaacagtcaggatcaaaaattgctaaaaatcGGACCAAAAGGTGA